The Alistipes finegoldii DSM 17242 DNA segment ATGGAAATAGAGTGTCTGTGCCGTCCAGTCGAAATCATCGACATAACCCGTGATTACGGCTGTAAAGGGAATATCGGTCCTTTTTTCGAGACGCAGGTCCGCATGTTCCGCATAAGGCATCACCCAACGGCTCGTAAAGGTGCCTTTGCCGTCGGACGAGACGTACCAGTTCGATGAAGCCGGTGCACCGGTGCCGGCTCCGAAGAAACAGTCGAGGGGACACCATACGCAGCGTATACCGTCGAAATCGATACGCAGCCAAGTCCGCTGCATGATCTCGACAAGATCTGCCGGATCAAATTCCGAGAGCGTTATGGTCAACGACCGGATCGCTTTGTTTCCGTCGGGCAAGTGCAGCGACGTGGCGCCGTTCGACATCGGGGTGACGGTCCGGGTACACTCCGTTCCGTCGGTATACGTTTCGGGCGAAAACAATTTACGGTTTACCGCGGCGATCTTATCCGTGAGCTTGCGCACTTCTCTCAACGAGAAGGTCCGAACATTCGTTCCGTTGTCATAGGTTCTGTATCCGACATGATAATAACGGGGGATTTTGACCGTGTAATCGGACTCTTCGAGTGTGATGCGGCAGGATCGGGCATAAGGCAGGGGCAGAAAGAAGGTGTTGCCACCGGTTTTGGAGAGTTCATCTTCATAATGCGTATGTGTCAATGAGAGGGCCTCGCCTACAGTCACCGGGAAGCGTGCCATATCATAGGCTGGAATCTCGATTTCAGGCGTACTTGCTCCGTCGAAATAGAACCGCAGCGTTCCCCGTTTATCGTTGGTTGTCATCCAGATGCGCGTTATGGCTCCGGGGCCCTTTTCATCGAAGAGCACCTTTTCGACACGGCCGCGAATCGTGTCGAGCCGTTCGAATCCGGCTCCGTCGTCGTTGGCGAACCAGCCGGGTTCATGAGGGTCAACGGTACGGCGGTCGTAACTGCTGACCTGCGCCGCACGGTAATTCACGGCCGGATAACCGGTCACTGCGTCGTATGAAATCATTTCATCCAACAGTGACGCCATCGTCACCTGTGAAGCGGCGTCCGAGGGACTGCCGTGCGTTCCGCAGCCTATGGTGCAGAGCGCCATTAAGATCGTAGTCAGTCGTTTCATGGTAAACTTGGGTTTTAAGGTCAGATTATTTTCGAGGCGGAGGCCATGCGCCTGCGCAGGTACAGACATAAGCCGCGGTTTCAACGGCAGTCCGGTGCGCCTCTGCGATCGTCCGGCCCGAAAGCAAGGCTCCGATCAGGGTTCCGGAGAAGGCATCGCCAGCGCCTACGGTATCGACGACTTCCACCCGGGGTGTCGGCAGCGTAGATATACACTCGCGGGTATAAATGGAGCTGAAACGATCCCCGCCGGTAAGTACGACCATGCGAAGTGCATATTGTTCCGCCAATTGGCGGCACGCAGCATCCGTATCCTCCGGAAGCGCAAACATCTCCTGCAACCGGACGAGTTCGTCATCGTTTATTTTCAGCACGTTCGCGATGCGGAGCGACCGGTCGATCAACTCTTTCGAATAGAAATGCTGACGCAGGTTGATATCATAGATGCGATAAGCGTCGGCCGGTACAGTTTCGACCATGGCGCATGTGGTCCGGTGCGAAACTTCGCCGCGCTGTGCCAGCGTGCCGAAGCAGATGGCGCCGGCTCGGCGCGCCAAAGACAGCATCTCTTCCGTGAGCGGAATATAATCCCATGCGACATGTTCGTGGATCGTGTAGGTAGGCTGGCCGTCGCAGAGCGACACATCGACAGTGCCGGTCGGCTTATCCACCGTAGCAACGAGTGTACGGATACCGTAACTGGCGGTAACTGCCAGCAGATCGCGTCCGGCATCGTCATTGCCGACAGCGCTGACAGCCCAGCCTTCGACACCGTTCTGCGAGGCATGATAGGCAAAATTCACGGGAGCTCCTCCGGCTTTGCGGCCAGTAGGCAAAATATCCCACAGAAATTCGCCGATGCCGATAACAAGGGGTTTAGAATACATCTTACTCTTTTTTTAGCAGTTGTTTTTCAATCTCTTCAAGCGAACGCCCTTTGGTTTCGGGAATCCAGATGTAGATAAACAGCCATGCAGCAAGGCAAAGGACTCCGAATCCGGCAAAAACGATTGCCGCACCGAAACTCTCCAGCATTATGGGGAAGAACTGCACGACCAGAAATGCGCAGGCCCAGCTGATCCCCGTTGAAAGCGCCATGGCCGTACCCCGGATCGCCGAGGGATATATTTCGGCTGTAACGACGAACATAAGCGGGGAAAGCGACACAGCAAAGAAAGCGATGTAAACAAGCAGGGCGATCAGAATCCCGATACTGCCGGGCAGCGGCTGGGCAAAGGCATAGGTCAGGTACGCTAGTGACACGACCAATCCGGCACATCCCCACAAAAGCAGTTTCTTGCGGCCCAGACGGTCCACTAGCCATACGGCGACAATCGTGAACAGAAAGTTCACTATTCCGACATAAATGGCCTGCATAAGTGCCGTATCTCCGCCGATACCGGTCTGCCGCAATATTTCAGGGGCGTAATTGATGATAACGTTAATTCCGGTGATTTGCTGGAATACGGCGAGCAACGAGCCCAACAGGACGATGTGTGTCGTCGATCCGCGGAATAACTCGGATAATTTGGGCCCGCCCTTCTGCGAAGATTTCGGTGTTTCAAGCATAACTGCCGCATCTTCGGAAGAAATTCCCATGCGGGCGATGGCTTTTCGGGCAACCTCATATTCCCCCTGTTTAATCAGCCAACGCGGACTTTCGGGCAGAAACAACAGCATCAGTAGATTGCCCGCAGCGAACAACAACGGCAATCCTAGCATCCAACGCCAGTTGTTTCCCCACGAAATCATCCCAAAATCGGCGCAATAAGCAGCAAGAATGCCGATAACGATGAATAACTGGTAAAACGAAACGAATGTTCCGCGCCATTTGGCAGGAGATATTTCGGATATATAAATAGGTATTACAGCCGAGAGGACACCCATACCGCAGCCGCCTAGGAAACGGGCTGCAATCAGCCATGCGGCATTGCTTGCCATGGCACATCCGACGGCCGACAGTATCAACATGACGGCAGATATGATCATCATGTTTCTGCGGCCGTATTTATCGCTGTAACGCCCTCCCAGCAATGCTCCTATCAGGCAGCCAATCATAATGGCGCTTGTCACGAGTCCCATGGCCATGGCCGAAAGCCCGAACTCGGCGGTAATGAATTCGAGCGCCCCGGAAATTCCTCCCAAATTAAGCCCGACTACGAATGCCCCGAACGAGGCGGCAAAGACATACCCGAATAGTAGTAACTTGTTTTTCATATCAGATTAGTTGATTTATTTGGTATAACAAAAATAGTCTGTTGTGTGTAACGTTTCGATAACGATTGTTACAGATGTGATAAGCCTTGTTACAAATCGATCTAATTCGATTTGCGTGTTTGTAGTCTGGTTACAAATCCGCAATATGGATAAGAGCGGTCGTATTCATGCAAATCTTTGCGTAGCGACACGACATGCAAATGGTCCCATCTGACGATGGGAAAAATCCGCGCCGGAGAATCTTTGAGAGAAGTTTTGAAAATCCTCCGTTACGGTTTCCATAGCCGGGTCTGTTCCCGGTGCAATATTACAACCGTTTCGGGGTGTCCCGTCCTGAAAAAGGTTTACAGTGATTGATAATTAAAGATAAACATTTTGGTTCAAAAAATATTGTCCTGATATAAGTTTACATATGCCTTCCGAACAACCGTCTTTCGGCCCCAATGATGTTTGAGTTTCCCGGTTCTAAGTTCCGCTTCCAAGGGCGTAAGCCAATCGCAGCTGGCATGAGGTCTGAGTGAATTGTAAAGGATAACGATCTGGTCGATGCGTTCTTTTGCTGCCTGAAAACTTTCAAAACATTCCTCGTCGATCCATTCGCTCTTCAGAATACCGTTCACCCGTTCGGCAACGGCATTCTCATACGGATCGCCCTTTTCAGTCATGCTGATGCGAATCCCATTATCGGTCAGTAATTTCACATATTCTTTCGAACAATATTGGCATCCTCTGTCCGAATGATGGATTAACCCTTGCCGTTTTTGCTGCGGAGTCTGGTCTATGGCCATCCTCAGTGCACGGAGCGCTCCGTCCCGTTCCAATGTCGTATTCAGATTATAGCCTACGATCCGTTTGGAATAGGCATCCGTTATCAAAGCCAGATATGCAAATCCTTCTTTCAAAGAAATGTACGTAATATCTCCGACCCATAAACGATGCGGCCGCTCGAGGTCGAAACCCCGGATCAGATTCGGATATTTACGCATCCAGTGCCGCGAGCAGGTCGTAACGCTGTATTTCTTCCGACGTTTGACCAGAAGATTGTTTTCCGAAAGCAGCGTAAATAACCGATCCCGACTGACCGGAAATCCGTCTTGTTGCAGCAAATGCCACAGTTTACGACCGCCGAGCCTGGGCATCAGTTTCCGGTAGTAACCCACCCGCTCCAAAAGAAGGGTGTCGGACAAAGATCCTTCCCTATTACGCCGTAAATGTTTATAATAGGCCTGACGGGTATAGCCGAACAACCCGCACAGAAACG contains these protein-coding regions:
- a CDS encoding glycoside hydrolase family 172 protein; translation: MKRLTTILMALCTIGCGTHGSPSDAASQVTMASLLDEMISYDAVTGYPAVNYRAAQVSSYDRRTVDPHEPGWFANDDGAGFERLDTIRGRVEKVLFDEKGPGAITRIWMTTNDKRGTLRFYFDGASTPEIEIPAYDMARFPVTVGEALSLTHTHYEDELSKTGGNTFFLPLPYARSCRITLEESDYTVKIPRYYHVGYRTYDNGTNVRTFSLREVRKLTDKIAAVNRKLFSPETYTDGTECTRTVTPMSNGATSLHLPDGNKAIRSLTITLSEFDPADLVEIMQRTWLRIDFDGIRCVWCPLDCFFGAGTGAPASSNWYVSSDGKGTFTSRWVMPYAEHADLRLEKRTDIPFTAVITGYVDDFDWTAQTLYFHATYHDETSIPVNNDYNSPDNLDWNFTTITGRGVYCGDVLSLYNHCPDWYGEGDEKIWIDNDTFPSFMGTGTEDYYNCSWAPVVPFATPFGGAPRADEASSHGYNTFVRTRNLDVIPFGQRLQFDLEMLSWNPGAVDYRAAAFWYGTAASAATEKN
- a CDS encoding carbohydrate kinase family protein, producing the protein MYSKPLVIGIGEFLWDILPTGRKAGGAPVNFAYHASQNGVEGWAVSAVGNDDAGRDLLAVTASYGIRTLVATVDKPTGTVDVSLCDGQPTYTIHEHVAWDYIPLTEEMLSLARRAGAICFGTLAQRGEVSHRTTCAMVETVPADAYRIYDINLRQHFYSKELIDRSLRIANVLKINDDELVRLQEMFALPEDTDAACRQLAEQYALRMVVLTGGDRFSSIYTRECISTLPTPRVEVVDTVGAGDAFSGTLIGALLSGRTIAEAHRTAVETAAYVCTCAGAWPPPRK
- a CDS encoding sugar porter family MFS transporter, with the translated sequence MKNKLLLFGYVFAASFGAFVVGLNLGGISGALEFITAEFGLSAMAMGLVTSAIMIGCLIGALLGGRYSDKYGRRNMMIISAVMLILSAVGCAMASNAAWLIAARFLGGCGMGVLSAVIPIYISEISPAKWRGTFVSFYQLFIVIGILAAYCADFGMISWGNNWRWMLGLPLLFAAGNLLMLLFLPESPRWLIKQGEYEVARKAIARMGISSEDAAVMLETPKSSQKGGPKLSELFRGSTTHIVLLGSLLAVFQQITGINVIINYAPEILRQTGIGGDTALMQAIYVGIVNFLFTIVAVWLVDRLGRKKLLLWGCAGLVVSLAYLTYAFAQPLPGSIGILIALLVYIAFFAVSLSPLMFVVTAEIYPSAIRGTAMALSTGISWACAFLVVQFFPIMLESFGAAIVFAGFGVLCLAAWLFIYIWIPETKGRSLEEIEKQLLKKE
- a CDS encoding IS3 family transposase produces the protein MSLSFLCGLFGYTRQAYYKHLRRNREGSLSDTLLLERVGYYRKLMPRLGGRKLWHLLQQDGFPVSRDRLFTLLSENNLLVKRRKKYSVTTCSRHWMRKYPNLIRGFDLERPHRLWVGDITYISLKEGFAYLALITDAYSKRIVGYNLNTTLERDGALRALRMAIDQTPQQKRQGLIHHSDRGCQYCSKEYVKLLTDNGIRISMTEKGDPYENAVAERVNGILKSEWIDEECFESFQAAKERIDQIVILYNSLRPHASCDWLTPLEAELRTGKLKHHWGRKTVVRKAYVNLYQDNIF